In Methanothermus fervidus DSM 2088, a single genomic region encodes these proteins:
- a CDS encoding methanogenesis marker protein 17 (COGs: COG4051 conserved hypothetical protein~InterPro IPR016762~KEGG: mth:MTH1870 hypothetical protein~PFAM: Uncharacterised conserved protein UCP019464, methanogenesis~SPTR: O27898 Conserved protein~TIGRFAM: methanogenesis marker protein 17~PFAM: Uncharacterized protein conserved in archaea (DUF2113)~TIGRFAM: putative methanogenesis marker protein 17) has protein sequence MIKIECYDKKGVEAYDLIVRQTIQDLQLIHAIRNLRIFMDPREPVFIIIVEPEKTPGPVYLDDICSWEYKGPNLYINVENETYLPDLLRKLRELGMDEKVSQPSRFEIIIEDAEIDPKKFIVRDPAEILRMKIYDAIFRIIPEGFRVIENISTDELIGMVCSDTTLKEEWIKKGKAMIEEMRR, from the coding sequence GTTAGACAGACAATTCAAGATTTACAATTAATTCATGCCATAAGAAATTTGAGGATATTCATGGATCCCAGAGAACCTGTTTTTATTATAATAGTAGAACCTGAGAAGACACCAGGACCTGTGTATCTTGATGATATATGTAGTTGGGAATACAAGGGCCCTAATCTTTACATAAATGTTGAAAATGAAACATACTTACCAGATTTATTAAGAAAATTACGAGAATTAGGCATGGATGAGAAAGTCAGTCAGCCAAGCAGATTTGAGATAATAATTGAAGATGCAGAAATTGATCCTAAAAAATTTATAGTCCGAGACCCTGCTGAAATATTGAGAATGAAAATTTATGATGCAATTTTTAGAATAATACCTGAAGGATTTAGAGTTATTGAAAATATATCTACTGACGAGTTAATAGGAATGGTTTGTAGTGATACAACGCTTAAAGAAGAATGGATAAAGAAAGGAAAAGCCATGATTGAGGAGATGAGGAGATAA
- a CDS encoding Radical SAM domain protein (COGs: COG0535 Fe-S oxidoreductase~InterPro IPR007197: IPR006638~KEGG: mth:MTH1871 nitrogenase iron-molybdenum cofactor biosynthesis protein NifB~PFAM: Radical SAM domain protein~SMART: Elongator protein 3/MiaB/NifB~SPTR: O27899 Nitrogenase iron-molybdenum cofactor biosynthesis protein NifB~PFAM: Radical SAM superfamily~TIGRFAM: nitrogenase cofactor biosynthesis protein NifB) — protein sequence MTPRQTRFAHFTKVHPCFNEKLHDKVGRIHLPIAPKCNIHCNFCVREKSKCKIRPGVTSRIMTVDEAIKHVEKVTKKMKISVIGVAGPGDPLANPETFEFFKKAKKKFPNLIKCLSTNGLLLPEKSEELKKLGINTITVTINAIDPKIGKKIYSYVFYHGKKYTGEKAFKILLKNQLEGIEKVSDKICVKVNTVLIPGLNDKEIVKIAKTVKKKGASMMNIIPLIPLGKMSNYRRPTCEELEKARKEAEKIIPVFRACSQCRADAYGIPGGKDKHLGMTPWSHY from the coding sequence ATGACACCGCGTCAAACTAGATTTGCTCATTTTACTAAAGTACATCCTTGTTTTAATGAAAAATTGCATGATAAGGTTGGGAGGATTCATCTCCCAATAGCTCCCAAATGTAACATCCATTGCAATTTTTGTGTAAGAGAAAAAAGTAAATGTAAAATTAGACCTGGTGTAACGTCTAGGATAATGACAGTTGATGAAGCCATAAAACATGTAGAAAAAGTTACTAAAAAAATGAAAATATCTGTAATAGGCGTTGCTGGTCCTGGAGATCCACTAGCAAATCCAGAAACCTTCGAATTTTTTAAAAAGGCTAAAAAAAAGTTTCCTAATCTTATAAAATGTTTGAGTACAAATGGATTGCTACTACCTGAAAAGAGTGAGGAATTAAAAAAATTAGGAATCAATACAATCACTGTAACTATAAATGCCATTGATCCCAAAATTGGAAAAAAGATATATTCATATGTTTTTTATCATGGGAAGAAATATACTGGAGAAAAAGCTTTTAAAATATTATTAAAAAATCAACTTGAAGGAATAGAGAAAGTATCTGATAAAATATGTGTGAAGGTCAATACTGTGCTTATTCCTGGGCTAAATGATAAAGAGATTGTCAAAATTGCTAAAACTGTTAAGAAAAAAGGAGCTTCAATGATGAATATAATTCCACTCATACCCTTAGGTAAAATGTCAAATTATAGAAGACCTACTTGTGAAGAGTTAGAAAAGGCTAGAAAAGAAGCTGAAAAAATAATACCTGTTTTTAGAGCATGTAGTCAATGTCGTGCAGATGCATATGGAATTCCAGGAGGTAAAGATAAACATTTAGGAATGACACCATGGAGTCATTATTAG
- a CDS encoding protein of unknown function Met10 (COGs: COG2520 methyltransferase~InterPro IPR003402~KEGG: mth:MTH1873 met-10+ protein~PFAM: protein of unknown function Met10~SPTR: O27901 Met-10+ protein~PFAM: Met-10+ like-protein), translated as MFGIKVHKKDAQKVIKKLRKKSLISKDYKIKRDDNFVYIPIKKIPGNLNYEIVDIEFEKIKKEPRSFIDLLEGKLKKEEIKKIKKSFDIIGDIVIIEVPEELEKYKKLIGKAVLEFTKRKAVYMKKSKIKGIKRIRDLEHLAGEKISETIHQEYGTRIMLDVKKVYFSPRLATERERVASQVKDGEVVVDAFAGVGPFSLAIARKKKAKKIYAIDINPDAIHYLKKNIKLNKAYEIIPIQGDTRKVLEDLKIKYDRIIMNLPAKAHEFLDVALKFLKKGGVIHYYEFSKNFDTPINRIKEYASNVKILNKRKVKSKSPGVWHIAIDAKIL; from the coding sequence ATGTTTGGAATTAAAGTGCATAAAAAAGACGCTCAAAAAGTGATAAAAAAATTACGTAAAAAATCATTGATATCTAAGGATTACAAAATAAAGAGAGATGACAATTTTGTATATATACCTATAAAAAAGATACCAGGAAATTTAAATTATGAAATAGTTGATATTGAGTTTGAGAAAATAAAAAAAGAGCCAAGATCTTTCATTGATTTATTAGAGGGTAAACTCAAAAAAGAAGAAATTAAAAAAATAAAAAAATCTTTTGACATAATAGGTGATATTGTCATTATTGAGGTTCCTGAAGAATTAGAAAAATATAAAAAATTAATTGGTAAGGCAGTGTTAGAATTTACAAAAAGAAAAGCTGTTTACATGAAAAAAAGTAAAATAAAAGGAATTAAGAGAATAAGAGATCTTGAACATCTTGCCGGAGAAAAAATATCGGAAACCATACATCAAGAATATGGCACAAGAATAATGCTCGATGTAAAGAAAGTTTATTTTAGTCCGAGATTAGCAACAGAAAGAGAAAGAGTTGCTAGTCAAGTTAAAGATGGTGAAGTTGTAGTAGATGCTTTTGCAGGTGTCGGTCCTTTTTCTCTTGCTATTGCAAGAAAAAAGAAAGCAAAAAAAATATATGCAATAGATATAAATCCTGATGCAATTCATTATCTTAAGAAAAATATAAAATTAAACAAAGCTTATGAGATAATTCCAATTCAAGGAGATACTAGGAAAGTCCTTGAGGATTTGAAGATAAAATATGATCGTATAATTATGAATTTACCTGCTAAAGCTCACGAATTTTTAGATGTGGCATTGAAATTTTTAAAAAAAGGTGGAGTAATACATTATTATGAATTTTCAAAAAATTTTGATACTCCTATTAATAGGATTAAAGAATATGCATCGAACGTCAAAATTCTCAATAAAAGAAAGGTAAAATCAAAAAGCCCAGGAGTATGGCATATAGCAATAGATGCAAAGATATTATAG
- a CDS encoding translation initiation factor 2B subunit I family (IF-2BI) (COGs: COG0182 translation initiation factor 2B subunit eIF-2B alpha/beta/delta family~InterPro IPR000649: IPR005251: IPR011559~KEGG: mth:MTH1872 translation initiation factor eIF-2B, alpha subunit~PFAM: initiation factor 2B related~PRIAM: S-methyl-5-thioribose-1-phosphate isomerase~SPTR: O27900 Putative translation initiation factor eIF-2B subunit 1~TIGRFAM: translation initiation factor, aIF-2BI family; eIF-2B alpha/beta/delta-related uncharacterized protein~PFAM: Initiation factor 2 subunit family~TIGRFAM: eIF-2B alpha/beta/delta-related uncharacterized proteins; S-methyl-5-thioribose-1-phosphate isomerase) — protein sequence MKTIIWEDNKLLLLDQRKLPDEVTYFECKNHKDVVYAIKNMVVRGAPAIGVAAAFGVALAQINGEDINKAAKEIKNTRPTAINLFWAVDRVVNSDSPIDEALKIYKEDVETNKKIGKHGSKLIEDGDVILTHCNAGALACVDYGTALGVIRAAKEEGKNIEVICTETRPLGQGARLSTWEMQQEGINVKLIVDSAAGYLMQKKYIDKVIIGADRVAKGGVINKIGSLMIALSANRYNVPFYVAAPTSTFDEESNVNEIEIEERNPKEVLYYGKCRIAPKNVDVINPAFDIVPSDLITKIITEKGLVDPL from the coding sequence ATGAAAACAATCATTTGGGAAGATAACAAACTTCTACTTTTAGATCAAAGAAAGTTGCCTGACGAGGTTACCTATTTTGAATGTAAAAATCATAAAGATGTCGTTTATGCAATAAAAAATATGGTTGTTAGAGGTGCTCCAGCTATTGGTGTTGCAGCTGCATTTGGAGTTGCATTAGCACAAATAAATGGAGAAGATATAAATAAGGCCGCCAAAGAAATAAAAAATACTCGCCCAACAGCTATAAATTTGTTTTGGGCTGTAGATAGGGTTGTAAATTCTGATTCTCCTATAGACGAAGCCCTGAAAATTTATAAAGAAGATGTTGAGACAAACAAAAAAATTGGGAAACACGGTTCTAAATTAATAGAAGATGGAGATGTTATTTTAACACATTGTAATGCTGGAGCACTTGCATGTGTAGATTATGGTACAGCATTAGGGGTTATTAGGGCTGCAAAAGAAGAAGGAAAAAATATTGAGGTTATATGTACTGAGACACGCCCACTAGGTCAAGGAGCTAGATTAAGTACTTGGGAAATGCAGCAAGAGGGAATTAATGTAAAACTTATTGTAGATAGTGCAGCTGGATATTTAATGCAAAAGAAGTATATAGATAAAGTTATAATTGGTGCAGACAGAGTTGCCAAAGGAGGGGTAATCAACAAAATTGGTTCTTTAATGATTGCCCTTTCAGCCAACAGATATAATGTTCCATTTTATGTTGCAGCACCCACAAGTACCTTTGATGAAGAATCAAATGTAAATGAAATTGAAATTGAAGAAAGGAATCCTAAAGAAGTTCTATATTATGGAAAATGTAGGATTGCACCAAAAAATGTAGATGTTATCAATCCTGCCTTTGACATTGTCCCCAGTGATCTCATAACCAAAATAATCACAGAGAAAGGATTGGTTGACCCTCTATAA
- a CDS encoding precorrin-3 methyltransferase (COGs: COG1010 Precorrin-3B methylase~InterPro IPR000878: IPR014777: IPR007212: IPR006363~KEGG: mth:MTH1403 precorrin-3 methylase~PFAM: cysteine-rich small domain; Uroporphyrin-III C/tetrapyrrole (Corrin/Porphyrin) methyltransferase~PRIAM: Precorrin-3B C(17)-methyltransferase~SPTR: O27454 Probable cobalt-precorrin-3B C(17)-methyltransferase~TIGRFAM: precorrin-3B C17-methyltransferase~PFAM: Cysteine-rich small domain; Tetrapyrrole (Corrin/Porphyrin) Methylases~TIGRFAM: precorrin-3B C17-methyltransferase), whose product MIRIVGIGPSREDITLRALKALKKSDVVIGYKKYIEMIKDLVKGKEVIVKGMGDEIERAELAIQKHYEGKDVALISSGDPGVYGMANVLFQLIGKYSDLEIEVIPGVTAATYAASKVGAPLHDFAVISLSDILTPVYEIKEKIKHAAKSHMIIVLYNPSSKKRKKLFFEVCDLLLKYLKPDTPVGIVRNEKKKITKLENLKNEKIDMSTTVIIGNKLTYIENNYMITPRGYVIKQPINELARDYYKRYLEGKIQKGPNLECEYYPCHFPYQNCMFCFCPFYPCGDQSTGGYWIKKKKVWSCENCFWIHKDEVVECIHKKIRKIVKKPEDFEKKKKELLKLRRECLLKHS is encoded by the coding sequence TTGATAAGAATTGTTGGTATAGGGCCTAGTAGGGAAGATATAACTTTGCGTGCTTTGAAAGCTTTAAAAAAATCTGATGTAGTTATAGGATATAAAAAATATATTGAAATGATAAAGGATTTAGTTAAAGGTAAAGAAGTGATAGTTAAAGGAATGGGTGATGAAATAGAGAGGGCTGAATTAGCAATACAAAAACATTATGAAGGTAAAGATGTAGCACTTATTAGTTCTGGTGATCCTGGTGTATATGGAATGGCAAACGTCCTTTTTCAATTAATAGGAAAATATTCAGACCTTGAAATAGAAGTAATTCCAGGTGTTACAGCTGCAACTTATGCTGCATCTAAGGTTGGTGCACCTCTACATGATTTTGCTGTAATAAGTCTTAGTGACATACTTACACCCGTATATGAAATAAAAGAAAAAATTAAACATGCAGCTAAATCCCACATGATTATAGTTCTTTACAATCCTTCAAGCAAAAAAAGAAAAAAATTGTTTTTTGAAGTTTGTGATTTGCTTCTCAAATATTTAAAACCAGATACACCAGTAGGAATTGTTAGAAATGAAAAAAAGAAAATTACTAAACTTGAAAATTTAAAAAATGAAAAAATAGACATGTCAACAACTGTAATTATTGGAAATAAACTAACATACATAGAAAATAATTACATGATAACTCCTAGAGGCTATGTTATTAAACAACCAATTAATGAATTGGCACGTGATTACTACAAAAGATACCTTGAAGGAAAAATTCAGAAAGGTCCTAATCTAGAATGTGAATATTATCCATGTCATTTCCCATACCAAAATTGTATGTTTTGTTTCTGTCCTTTTTATCCCTGTGGTGACCAATCAACTGGTGGATATTGGATTAAAAAAAAGAAAGTATGGAGTTGTGAAAATTGTTTCTGGATCCACAAAGATGAAGTTGTTGAATGTATCCATAAAAAGATTAGAAAAATTGTTAAAAAACCTGAAGACTTTGAAAAGAAGAAAAAAGAATTATTAAAGTTAAGAAGAGAATGCTTGTTAAAGCATTCTTAA
- a CDS encoding conserved hypothetical protein (KEGG: mth:MTH1404 hypothetical protein~SPTR: O27455 Putative uncharacterized protein) has protein sequence MSVLRTVFLAIIFIIFFELGIIVSYTFVTSQTPDINNLINMQLNMLKPLHGIKEKIANVLRGPPENYVVENKIELINALRSAAKVDGIDTNTMIVVGYGAKIGKNVDLNITATGFKENMTNVGGEIIIKPGEKFLIKASAKGKVIEDKKVRIDVATLKIISITKLSS, from the coding sequence TTGTCAGTTTTAAGGACAGTGTTCTTAGCGATAATATTCATAATTTTTTTCGAATTAGGGATAATCGTATCTTACACCTTTGTTACTTCCCAAACTCCAGATATAAATAATTTAATAAATATGCAACTGAACATGCTAAAGCCTCTTCATGGAATAAAAGAAAAAATAGCCAATGTATTACGTGGACCTCCTGAAAATTATGTTGTAGAAAACAAAATTGAACTCATTAATGCACTACGAAGTGCTGCAAAGGTAGATGGAATAGATACAAATACAATGATTGTTGTAGGATATGGAGCTAAAATAGGAAAAAATGTAGATTTAAATATTACCGCCACAGGTTTTAAGGAAAACATGACTAATGTAGGTGGAGAAATAATAATTAAACCTGGTGAAAAATTCCTAATTAAAGCTTCTGCAAAAGGCAAGGTTATTGAAGACAAGAAAGTTCGAATAGATGTTGCCACTCTTAAAATAATTTCCATAACAAAATTATCGTCATAG
- a CDS encoding DNA polymerase II small subunit (COGs: COG1311 DNA polymerase II small subunit/DNA polymerase delta subunit B~InterPro IPR011149: IPR016027: IPR004365: IPR004843~KEGG: mth:MTH1405 DNA polymerase II small subunit~PFAM: metallophosphoesterase; nucleic acid binding OB-fold tRNA/helicase-type~PRIAM: DNA-directed DNA polymerase~SPTR: O27456 DNA polymerase II small subunit~PFAM: DNA polymerase alpha/epsilon subunit B; OB-fold nucleic acid binding domain), whose product MGSNLLEELSKNDILITPEAYEKLKDLDNSDKEIISKLKDYVERNLEFPLITNEIVEEVFIEKKPQVPKIKIKKKRSKLEIIKNIESLNSDGDIKNLLNYFHNRYEKLRGLLEKRLGKIVDIKDIGDNEVKIAGIVNEVRTTKKNHKIIELEDKTGKCIVFVNKDGDLFKKTENIVQDEVIGVIGKKNGRFVTASEIIQPGIPRIEEKNSNCTILFLSDLHIGSSKFLENSFEKLISWINEGGNIAGEIEYIIIAGDIVDGVGIYPGQEKELAIKDIEGQYEEAARLLGEIRKDIKIIIAPGNHDASRIAEPQQPLEKEYAKALYDLPNAEFVSNPSIICIDGLKIMIYHGRSFDDMAISANFSHDKPAEIMAELLEKRHLAPIYGLRTPIAPEPEDHLVIDTIPDIFHAGHVHINDYKKYKGIHLINSGTFQEQTEFQKIHNIRPTPGQVPVLHNSKIKVLSVEKLPAT is encoded by the coding sequence ATGGGATCTAATTTATTAGAAGAATTAAGTAAGAATGATATATTGATTACTCCAGAGGCTTATGAAAAACTCAAAGATCTAGATAATAGTGATAAAGAAATAATTTCTAAACTGAAAGATTATGTTGAAAGAAATTTAGAATTTCCATTGATAACTAATGAAATTGTAGAAGAGGTATTTATAGAGAAAAAACCTCAAGTTCCTAAAATAAAAATTAAGAAAAAGAGAAGCAAACTGGAGATAATAAAGAATATTGAAAGTCTAAATTCTGATGGAGATATCAAAAATTTACTTAATTATTTTCACAATAGATATGAAAAGTTGAGAGGGTTACTAGAAAAAAGACTTGGTAAAATTGTAGACATAAAAGATATTGGTGACAATGAAGTAAAAATAGCTGGAATTGTAAATGAAGTTAGGACAACCAAAAAAAATCATAAAATTATTGAACTGGAAGATAAAACTGGTAAATGTATAGTATTTGTAAATAAAGATGGGGATTTGTTTAAAAAAACTGAAAATATAGTGCAAGATGAAGTAATAGGCGTCATAGGCAAAAAAAATGGAAGATTTGTCACTGCTTCAGAGATTATACAACCAGGAATTCCCAGAATCGAAGAAAAAAATTCAAATTGTACAATACTCTTTCTTTCGGATTTACACATAGGTAGTTCTAAATTTCTTGAAAATTCCTTTGAAAAACTAATATCATGGATAAATGAAGGGGGAAATATAGCTGGAGAAATTGAATATATTATAATTGCTGGAGACATTGTTGACGGTGTAGGTATATATCCGGGGCAAGAAAAAGAACTGGCAATAAAAGATATCGAAGGACAATATGAGGAAGCTGCACGCTTATTAGGAGAGATAAGGAAGGATATAAAAATAATAATAGCTCCTGGAAACCACGATGCCTCAAGAATTGCAGAACCTCAACAACCCCTAGAAAAAGAATATGCTAAAGCCTTATATGATCTACCAAATGCAGAATTTGTTAGCAATCCTTCTATTATATGTATTGATGGGTTAAAAATTATGATATATCATGGTAGAAGTTTTGACGATATGGCAATATCAGCTAATTTTTCACATGATAAACCTGCTGAAATAATGGCAGAATTACTTGAAAAAAGACATTTGGCACCAATATATGGACTTAGAACTCCAATAGCTCCAGAACCAGAAGATCATCTTGTGATTGATACTATTCCAGATATTTTCCATGCTGGACATGTACATATAAATGACTATAAAAAATATAAAGGTATACATTTAATAAATTCAGGTACTTTTCAGGAACAGACAGAATTCCAGAAAATACATAATATAAGACCAACTCCTGGTCAAGTGCCAGTTTTACACAACTCAAAAATTAAAGTACTTTCTGTTGAAAAACTTCCTGCAACATAA
- a CDS encoding Protein of unknown function UPF0278 (COGs: COG1458 DNA-binding protein containing PIN domain~InterPro IPR014856~KEGG: mth:MTH243 hypothetical protein~PFAM: Protein of unknown function UPF0278~SPTR: O26345 UPF0278 protein MTH_243~PFAM: UPF0278 family~TIGRFAM: RNA ligase partner, MJ_0950 family): MLIKQRFVLDTSAFTDVELRNKLGDGDLTKTIENMVDLIAKARTKLNISCHMPPVTYKELIDYISLYDCPEEIKTRLDTWIVKKTPNRYETKIPSQIFYEYVRDMRERINKGMKIAEEMIWEAATESLVMKSRGHERQKIEVNTIGEAIREFRKKYRSALRKGTLDSAPDLDVLLLAKELDAGVVAADTGIKSWGERLGLRFLDATSFPKMIQEYLKYYR, from the coding sequence TTGTTAATAAAACAACGATTTGTATTAGATACTAGTGCATTTACAGATGTTGAATTGAGAAATAAACTTGGCGATGGTGATTTAACTAAAACAATAGAAAATATGGTAGATTTAATTGCTAAAGCTAGAACAAAGCTTAATATAAGTTGTCACATGCCTCCAGTTACATATAAAGAATTAATAGATTATATATCCCTATATGATTGTCCAGAAGAAATTAAAACAAGATTAGATACATGGATTGTCAAAAAAACGCCTAATCGTTATGAAACCAAAATACCTTCTCAAATATTCTATGAATATGTGAGAGACATGAGAGAAAGAATTAATAAAGGCATGAAAATTGCTGAGGAGATGATTTGGGAAGCTGCAACAGAATCTCTAGTCATGAAATCAAGAGGACATGAAAGACAAAAAATAGAGGTTAATACAATTGGAGAAGCAATAAGAGAATTTAGAAAAAAATATAGATCAGCGTTAAGAAAGGGGACACTTGACAGTGCTCCAGATTTGGATGTACTTTTATTGGCTAAAGAGTTAGATGCAGGTGTTGTAGCAGCTGATACAGGAATTAAATCATGGGGGGAAAGATTAGGGTTAAGATTTCTTGATGCTACATCTTTTCCAAAAATGATTCAAGAATATCTAAAGTATTATAGATGA
- a CDS encoding histidyl-tRNA synthetase (COGs: COG0124 Histidyl-tRNA synthetase~InterPro IPR004516: IPR006195: IPR004154: IPR002314: IPR 015807~KEGG: mth:MTH244 histidyl-tRNA synthetase~PFAM: tRNA synthetase class II (G H P and S); Anticodon-binding domain protein~PRIAM: Histidine--tRNA ligase~SPTR: O26346 Histidyl-tRNA synthetase~TIGRFAM: histidyl-tRNA synthetase~PFAM: Anticodon binding domain; tRNA synthetase class II core domain (G, H, P, S and T)~TIGRFAM: ATP phosphoribosyltransferase, regulatory subunit; histidyl-tRNA synthetase) — protein MELRKPRGTRDFLFEDMELRKNVEMKLRNVFERYGYREIKTPIFEHLKLFTIKSGEEIKEQMYHFKDKGGRNLALRPELTAPIARLYVNKLQRFPKPIKMYYFGSCFRYERPQAGRFRQFWQFGCELIGGKSPEAEAETIALAYDCLKELGLKNFKIHIGHMGIVRGMLEENGVKGEKQDHIMTLIDKGDKEELSRYLNEISFPSELQELLFSLIEMKGDSKILDEILDIVGYRRSVEAIQELKNLESLLEVFGVKNYLMDPGIARGLDYYTGIVFEIYISKTQICGGGTYNLIELFGGEKVESTGFAFGFDRLVEAVGNKTEKFSFADVFVAPVSDETREAAFKIAQKIRKSGISADVDLSRRKLGKLLSYADHLGVKYTIIVGKKELKQKRVTVKDMESGEQKEVQIDDLSDYLRRGLKKF, from the coding sequence ATGGAATTAAGAAAACCTAGAGGGACTAGGGACTTTCTATTTGAGGACATGGAATTAAGAAAAAATGTAGAAATGAAATTACGTAATGTGTTTGAAAGATATGGGTATCGTGAAATTAAGACACCAATTTTTGAGCATTTAAAACTTTTCACAATTAAATCTGGAGAAGAAATAAAAGAACAAATGTACCACTTTAAAGATAAAGGTGGTAGAAATTTAGCACTAAGGCCTGAATTAACAGCGCCTATAGCACGTCTTTATGTAAATAAATTACAAAGATTTCCAAAACCAATAAAAATGTATTATTTTGGTAGTTGTTTCCGTTATGAAAGACCTCAAGCAGGAAGATTTAGGCAGTTTTGGCAGTTTGGATGCGAATTGATAGGTGGAAAATCACCTGAAGCAGAGGCTGAAACGATTGCCTTGGCATATGATTGTCTTAAGGAACTTGGACTTAAGAATTTTAAAATACATATAGGACATATGGGTATAGTAAGAGGAATGCTTGAAGAAAATGGTGTTAAAGGTGAAAAGCAGGATCATATAATGACTTTGATTGATAAAGGAGATAAAGAGGAGTTATCTAGATATTTAAATGAGATATCATTTCCTAGTGAACTTCAAGAACTTTTATTTTCATTAATTGAAATGAAAGGGGATTCTAAAATATTAGATGAAATTTTAGATATTGTGGGGTACAGGAGATCTGTCGAGGCTATACAAGAATTAAAAAATTTAGAAAGTTTATTGGAAGTTTTTGGCGTGAAAAATTACCTTATGGATCCAGGCATTGCAAGAGGTCTTGACTATTATACAGGTATAGTATTTGAAATATATATTTCAAAAACTCAGATATGTGGTGGAGGAACATACAATCTAATTGAATTATTTGGCGGTGAAAAAGTAGAATCAACAGGTTTTGCATTTGGGTTTGATAGATTAGTTGAGGCAGTTGGAAATAAAACAGAAAAATTTTCTTTCGCAGATGTTTTCGTAGCTCCAGTATCAGATGAAACAAGAGAAGCAGCTTTCAAAATTGCACAAAAAATTAGAAAATCCGGAATATCAGCAGATGTAGACTTGTCCCGACGCAAATTAGGAAAATTACTTTCATATGCAGATCATTTGGGAGTTAAATACACAATAATTGTTGGTAAAAAAGAATTAAAACAAAAAAGAGTAACTGTTAAAGACATGGAAAGTGGTGAACAAAAAGAAGTTCAAATTGATGACTTATCTGATTATTTAAGAAGGGGGCTCAAAAAATTTTGA